One window of the Chloroflexota bacterium genome contains the following:
- the yqeC gene encoding putative selenium-dependent hydroxylase accessory protein YqeC yields MRIREALRLQTKEVVAFVGGGGKTTAMFRLADELVAQGKRVVTTTTTRIFAAQRRLAPQALTYDAAFEFGARVLDALDAKSSVLVIGAETEDGKALGVPPAFVDELIALDSVDAVLVEADGARTRSFKAPADHEPVIPGSTTLLVPVMGVRVLGAPLDDKHVHRAELVARLAGAHLGETITPNIAARVLAHAEGGLKNKPRDARAIIFVNQVESAAELDAARALAGLLLGYGAINAVALGAAQMPEPIRETHRRVAVVVLAAGGSTRMEGRVKQLLPLRGKPLIRNAVDLAAKSPAQQIIVVLGAHAEEIRLAIHDAPAQVIVNSNWASGHASSIRAGLLAVSPYVDAVLFVNADQPLLTPRVLEQIIQRRHETDAHIVVPFYAGKRGSPVLFDRTHMDALLQLTGEQGGREVLNLYRDEIARVDFDDARLGFDVDTPADFAQLETESK; encoded by the coding sequence ATGCGAATTAGAGAAGCGTTGCGTCTCCAAACCAAAGAGGTCGTCGCGTTCGTGGGCGGCGGCGGTAAGACCACGGCGATGTTTCGTCTCGCCGACGAACTTGTCGCGCAGGGCAAGCGCGTCGTCACGACGACGACGACGCGCATCTTTGCCGCGCAGAGGCGTCTCGCGCCGCAGGCGCTCACGTACGACGCCGCGTTCGAATTTGGCGCGCGCGTACTCGACGCGCTGGACGCCAAATCGTCCGTGTTGGTGATCGGCGCGGAAACTGAGGACGGCAAGGCGCTCGGCGTGCCGCCCGCGTTCGTGGACGAACTCATCGCGCTCGACTCGGTGGACGCGGTGCTCGTCGAAGCGGACGGCGCGCGGACGCGTTCGTTCAAAGCGCCCGCCGACCACGAACCGGTCATCCCAGGTTCGACGACGCTCCTGGTTCCGGTGATGGGCGTGCGCGTGCTTGGCGCGCCGCTCGACGACAAGCACGTGCATCGCGCGGAACTCGTCGCGCGGCTGGCTGGCGCGCATCTCGGCGAAACGATCACGCCGAACATTGCTGCGCGCGTGCTTGCGCACGCGGAAGGCGGATTGAAAAATAAACCGCGTGACGCGCGCGCGATCATCTTTGTCAACCAAGTTGAGAGTGCCGCGGAACTCGACGCGGCGCGCGCGTTGGCGGGCTTGTTGCTGGGTTATGGCGCGATCAACGCCGTCGCGCTCGGCGCGGCGCAAATGCCGGAGCCGATTCGCGAAACGCATCGCCGCGTCGCGGTCGTCGTGCTTGCCGCGGGTGGGAGCACGCGCATGGAAGGACGCGTCAAGCAACTCCTCCCCTTGCGCGGCAAACCGTTGATTCGCAACGCGGTGGATCTCGCGGCGAAATCGCCGGCGCAACAAATCATCGTCGTCCTCGGCGCGCACGCCGAAGAAATTCGTCTGGCGATTCACGACGCGCCCGCGCAAGTAATCGTCAATTCCAACTGGGCAAGCGGGCACGCATCGAGCATTCGCGCCGGCTTGCTCGCGGTGTCCCCGTATGTGGACGCGGTGTTATTTGTCAACGCGGATCAACCGTTGCTGACGCCGCGCGTGTTGGAGCAGATCATCCAGCGACGCCACGAAACGGACGCCCACATCGTCGTGCCGTTTTACGCGGGCAAGCGCGGCAGTCCGGTCTTGTTCGACCGGACACACATGGACGCGTTGTTGCAATTGACCGGCGAGCAGGGTGGACGCGAAGTGCTGAATTTATATCGCGATGAAATCGCGCGCGTGGATTTCGACGACGCGCGACTTGGCTTTGACGTGGACACGCCGGCAGATTTCGCGCAACTCGAAACGGAATCGAAATAA
- a CDS encoding metal ABC transporter ATP-binding protein: protein MSPAHLEIENITVAYNGTPVLRDVSFRVPHGTRVAVVGPNGAGKSTLFKALVGLLPLRAGRVMIHGLSLGHHLDCVAYVPQREEVDWRFPVTVADVAMMGRFGQLGWLRRPGKRDHAAVARALEQMNIPHLATQPIGDLSGGQQQRVFLARALAQEPHILLMDEPFTGVDAATQEATLALLDQLREQSVTVMVSTHDLNLAASRFDQVLLLNRQRIAFGAPREILTAANLTQAFGTRVMQLEGIAVVDDCCPHDELLGI, encoded by the coding sequence GTGTCTCCCGCGCATCTCGAAATCGAAAACATCACGGTCGCGTACAACGGCACACCGGTTTTGCGCGACGTGTCGTTCCGCGTTCCGCATGGCACGCGCGTCGCGGTTGTCGGACCGAACGGCGCGGGCAAATCCACGCTGTTCAAGGCGCTCGTTGGATTGTTGCCGTTGCGCGCGGGGCGCGTGATGATTCACGGTTTGTCGCTCGGTCATCATCTCGATTGTGTCGCGTACGTGCCGCAACGCGAAGAGGTGGACTGGCGCTTTCCAGTGACGGTCGCCGATGTCGCGATGATGGGACGATTTGGTCAATTGGGATGGTTGCGTCGCCCAGGCAAACGCGACCATGCCGCCGTCGCGCGCGCGCTGGAGCAGATGAACATTCCGCATCTCGCAACCCAGCCCATCGGCGATTTGTCCGGCGGACAGCAGCAACGCGTGTTCCTCGCGCGCGCGCTCGCGCAAGAGCCGCACATCTTGCTGATGGACGAACCGTTCACCGGCGTGGACGCCGCGACCCAGGAAGCCACGCTCGCTCTGCTCGATCAGCTGCGCGAGCAAAGCGTCACCGTGATGGTTTCGACCCACGACCTCAATCTCGCCGCGTCGCGTTTCGATCAAGTGCTCTTGTTGAATCGGCAGCGGATCGCGTTTGGCGCGCCGCGCGAAATCTTGACGGCGGCGAATCTCACCCAGGCATTTGGTACGCGCGTGATGCAACTCGAAGGCATCGCGGTTGTAGACGATTGTTGCCCGCACGATGAATTGTTGGGAATCTAG
- a CDS encoding DMT family transporter, producing MLDLGMIVLIGLIGGVAVGMQAPIAGAMGQRIGGTAGSFFVHLSGMILSGALLILRGGEKIRDWQTLPWYMLGAGIFGVILYQTINITLPRLGSTMTVALIIVGQLLVGIVIDHFGWLDVPAHPVDAARILGVVALLTGSYLIAK from the coding sequence ATGCTTGACTTGGGGATGATCGTGCTCATCGGTTTGATTGGCGGCGTGGCAGTCGGTATGCAAGCGCCGATTGCTGGCGCGATGGGACAACGGATCGGTGGAACTGCCGGCAGTTTCTTTGTGCATCTGAGCGGAATGATTCTTTCGGGCGCGCTGTTGATTCTACGCGGTGGCGAGAAAATTCGCGATTGGCAAACTTTGCCCTGGTATATGCTGGGCGCGGGAATCTTTGGCGTGATTCTGTATCAAACGATCAATATCACTCTGCCGCGTCTGGGTAGTACAATGACGGTGGCGCTGATCATTGTCGGGCAACTCTTGGTTGGCATTGTGATTGATCACTTCGGCTGGTTGGATGTTCCGGCTCACCCAGTTGATGCGGCGCGCATCCTGGGTGTCGTCGCTTTGTTGACCGGCAGTTACTTGATTGCAAAATGA
- a CDS encoding transcriptional repressor: protein MTTTPFAAGLRQNHRKLTRSRQAVLDIITQASHHLTPADIYRQAKTRYPNLGLTTVYRTLDLLVELGYIQRIHLEEGCHSYAPTARPHGHHLVCSVCGRAEEFADCDLDALVRSLQARTGYEIQVHVLELMGRCPSCQNKTRALRARRK from the coding sequence ATGACCACGACACCCTTCGCCGCGGGACTGCGGCAAAACCATCGCAAACTCACGCGCTCGCGCCAAGCCGTGCTCGACATTATCACGCAAGCAAGTCATCACCTCACGCCCGCCGACATTTATCGCCAAGCCAAAACGCGCTATCCCAATCTCGGATTGACGACGGTGTATCGCACGCTCGACTTGCTCGTCGAGCTGGGTTACATTCAGCGGATTCATCTCGAAGAGGGATGCCACAGTTACGCGCCCACCGCGCGCCCGCATGGACATCACCTCGTTTGTTCGGTGTGTGGTCGCGCGGAGGAATTTGCGGATTGCGATTTGGACGCGCTCGTGCGTTCGCTGCAAGCGCGCACCGGGTACGAAATTCAAGTGCATGTGTTGGAGTTGATGGGGCGCTGTCCGAGTTGCCAAAACAAAACGCGCGCCTTGCGCGCGCGGCGAAAATAA
- a CDS encoding metal ABC transporter permease: MIELFDWFITPLTYTFMQRGMLASVIVGVLCAVVGCYVVLRSMAFLGDAMAHAILPGIAIAYLLKGELIVGALVAAIIVALAIGLLSRQGAVKEDTAIGILFAGALALGVALISTIKTYAVDLSHILFGNVLGVSDTDLLLTAALAVIVLATIALLFKEFLVISFDPVLAATIRLPAELLRNVLLILLALTIVVSMQTVGVGLVAAMLVTPAATAYLLTRRLAPMMFIAAAIGAFSSIAGLYASFYINVASGAAVVLIATMIFLVAFLFAPSRGVVWRYIRHAL, from the coding sequence ATGATCGAGCTGTTTGACTGGTTCATCACCCCGCTCACGTACACGTTTATGCAGCGTGGAATGCTAGCATCCGTCATCGTCGGCGTGTTGTGCGCGGTCGTCGGATGTTACGTCGTTCTGCGCTCGATGGCATTCCTGGGCGACGCGATGGCGCACGCGATATTGCCGGGCATTGCGATTGCCTACTTGCTCAAAGGCGAGTTGATCGTCGGCGCGCTCGTCGCCGCGATCATCGTTGCGCTCGCGATCGGTTTGCTCTCGCGGCAAGGCGCGGTGAAAGAAGATACCGCGATTGGCATTCTATTTGCCGGCGCGCTCGCGCTCGGCGTCGCGCTCATCAGTACGATCAAAACGTACGCGGTGGACTTGTCGCACATTTTGTTCGGCAACGTGCTTGGCGTGAGCGATACCGATTTGTTGCTGACGGCAGCGCTCGCCGTGATCGTGCTCGCGACGATTGCGCTGTTGTTCAAAGAATTTCTCGTCATCTCCTTCGACCCCGTTCTCGCTGCGACGATTCGCTTACCGGCGGAATTGTTGCGAAATGTTTTGCTCATCCTCCTTGCATTGACGATTGTCGTTTCGATGCAGACCGTCGGCGTCGGGTTGGTCGCGGCGATGCTCGTCACCCCGGCGGCGACGGCATACTTGCTCACGCGTCGCCTCGCGCCGATGATGTTCATCGCGGCGGCGATAGGCGCGTTCTCCAGCATCGCCGGACTCTACGCGAGTTTCTACATCAACGTCGCGTCCGGCGCGGCGGTTGTGTTGATCGCGACCATGATCTTCCTCGTTGCGTTCTTGTTCGCGCCGAGTCGCGGCGTGGTGTGGCGGTACATTCGGCACGCGTTGTAG
- a CDS encoding metallophosphoesterase family protein yields the protein MRFALISDIHGNSAGLVAALTHLTKLGFDALYVLGDIRGGVGTDQVLDLLVRYDAHLIRGNAEEALFDVDAFADQTTDPARVRRNVEWCHTNLSAAHLDLLRDLPIQETIEIAPHRKIFLCHAAPNNVWSRTCEPTTPSARLRQVYGPLDAKVVVYGHYHGHHVIALDGKLLINVAGVGIGNGLSAITLLEYDGRWIVQQHQIPYND from the coding sequence ATGCGATTTGCATTGATCTCCGACATTCATGGCAATAGTGCGGGACTGGTAGCCGCACTGACTCATTTGACGAAGCTGGGTTTTGACGCACTCTATGTTTTGGGCGACATCCGAGGCGGTGTAGGCACAGACCAGGTTCTGGATTTGCTCGTTCGCTACGACGCGCATCTGATTCGTGGCAATGCTGAAGAGGCGTTGTTTGATGTTGATGCGTTTGCCGACCAAACCACTGACCCAGCCAGGGTTCGCCGAAACGTGGAATGGTGTCACACGAATTTATCCGCCGCTCATTTAGACCTGCTTCGCGATTTGCCGATCCAAGAAACGATTGAAATCGCGCCGCATCGCAAAATCTTTTTGTGTCACGCCGCGCCAAACAATGTGTGGAGTCGGACTTGTGAACCGACGACGCCGTCCGCGAGACTGCGGCAAGTGTACGGACCTTTGGATGCAAAAGTGGTTGTCTACGGACACTATCATGGTCATCACGTCATCGCCTTGGATGGAAAACTGCTGATCAATGTGGCGGGCGTAGGCATCGGGAATGGTTTGAGCGCAATCACACTTTTGGAATACGACGGGCGATGGATTGTGCAGCAACATCAGATTCCATACAATGACTAG
- a CDS encoding creatininase family protein, which produces MAKSLILSQMTWEDARDALEKVELAIIPTGSFEQHGPHMTFEVDTARAVAFGKLLAERLHPRVILAPPISFGVSFHHMAFPGTITLRAETFHALIYDIVWSLREHGVKQFFFVNGHGGNRPSLEVMGVKLRHELGVHIAWSSFTALAADVKRGRVKSEITGHACEGETSQAMYLAPHVVKRDRITRGAVKGYPYKFLGKGNNGGIIVPYTFDEITANGALGDATLATEEFGKEVIDAALSKATEFLIDFMDKNRTD; this is translated from the coding sequence ATGGCTAAATCATTGATTCTCTCGCAAATGACCTGGGAAGACGCGCGCGACGCGCTTGAAAAAGTTGAACTCGCGATTATTCCGACTGGCTCGTTCGAGCAGCACGGTCCGCACATGACGTTCGAGGTGGACACGGCGCGTGCGGTCGCGTTCGGCAAATTGCTCGCCGAGCGATTGCATCCCCGCGTGATTCTCGCACCGCCGATTTCCTTCGGCGTATCGTTTCATCACATGGCGTTTCCCGGCACGATCACCCTGCGCGCCGAAACGTTCCACGCGCTCATCTACGACATCGTGTGGAGTTTGCGCGAGCACGGCGTCAAGCAATTTTTTTTTGTGAATGGTCACGGCGGCAACCGACCCTCGCTCGAAGTGATGGGAGTGAAACTGCGCCACGAACTGGGCGTGCATATCGCCTGGTCGAGCTTTACCGCGCTCGCGGCGGATGTGAAACGTGGGCGCGTCAAATCGGAAATCACCGGGCACGCGTGCGAAGGTGAGACATCGCAAGCGATGTATCTCGCACCGCACGTCGTCAAGCGCGACCGCATCACGCGCGGCGCGGTCAAAGGTTATCCGTACAAATTTCTTGGCAAAGGGAATAACGGCGGCATCATCGTGCCGTACACCTTCGACGAAATCACCGCGAACGGCGCGCTCGGCGACGCGACTCTGGCGACCGAAGAATTCGGCAAAGAGGTCATTGACGCCGCGTTGAGCAAAGCCACCGAATTCCTGATTGATTTCATGGACAAGAACAGAACAGATTGA
- a CDS encoding zinc ABC transporter substrate-binding protein gives MFRSFHLFALVVMLALVGCATPATPTSAPVTVVPVVAPTPTSAKSNLNVLATETFIADIAQNVAGERVKVSALLPIGVDPHAFEPTPNDVKRVADSNILIANGAGFEDFLDKLLKNAGGSRTLIEAATGLTSRKPKESESPAMSDADIADAICANVGNEKPQAALSGKAANNATALPAQEGAFDVALTKQADGTFAGYVKFKAHDEGDNHIAIAAGKIAISAAKDNQKLAIEKSVALKCGGLVQGNIVELEHDTEYVLALTGFKTDKARLAIGSLGGHQHAGDPHFWFDPNYVVQYVENIRDGLSKADPAGAPTYATNATAYIAKLKQLDQSIAEQVKVLPVERRLLVTDHDTFGYFADRYGFRVVGMIVPSVSTGASPSAQQVARLVQQIKAARAKAIFLEASTSPQLAQQIAKETGAKVVAGLHTHSITDANGTAPNYLAMMQFNVKLIVDSLK, from the coding sequence ATGTTCCGCTCGTTTCATTTGTTCGCGCTCGTCGTGATGCTCGCGCTTGTGGGATGCGCGACGCCTGCGACGCCGACGAGTGCGCCAGTGACGGTGGTTCCCGTCGTTGCGCCGACACCTACCAGTGCGAAATCGAATCTCAACGTCTTGGCGACCGAAACCTTTATTGCCGACATCGCACAGAACGTCGCGGGAGAGCGCGTCAAGGTGAGCGCGCTCTTGCCGATTGGCGTTGATCCGCACGCGTTCGAACCGACGCCGAACGATGTTAAACGCGTCGCCGATAGCAACATTCTCATCGCCAACGGCGCGGGGTTTGAGGATTTTCTCGACAAGTTACTCAAAAACGCCGGCGGCTCGCGCACCTTGATCGAAGCGGCGACTGGGTTGACGAGTCGCAAGCCGAAAGAGAGCGAATCGCCGGCGATGTCGGATGCGGACATCGCGGACGCGATTTGCGCGAACGTGGGCAACGAGAAACCGCAAGCCGCATTGTCCGGCAAAGCTGCGAACAATGCTACCGCTTTGCCGGCGCAAGAAGGTGCGTTCGATGTTGCGCTGACCAAGCAAGCGGATGGCACATTCGCCGGCTATGTTAAATTCAAAGCGCACGACGAAGGCGACAATCACATTGCGATTGCCGCCGGCAAAATCGCGATCAGCGCGGCGAAGGACAACCAGAAACTCGCCATCGAGAAATCGGTCGCGCTCAAGTGTGGCGGACTTGTGCAGGGCAACATCGTCGAACTCGAACATGACACCGAGTACGTCCTCGCGTTGACCGGTTTCAAAACCGACAAGGCGCGCCTTGCGATTGGTTCGCTCGGTGGGCATCAACACGCGGGCGACCCGCATTTTTGGTTCGACCCGAATTACGTCGTGCAGTACGTCGAAAACATTCGCGATGGGTTGAGCAAAGCGGACCCCGCGGGCGCGCCAACGTATGCGACGAACGCAACCGCGTACATCGCGAAACTAAAGCAACTCGATCAATCCATTGCCGAGCAAGTCAAGGTGTTGCCGGTGGAGCGCCGTTTGTTGGTGACGGATCACGATACGTTTGGCTACTTTGCCGACCGCTACGGATTTCGCGTCGTCGGCATGATCGTGCCGAGTGTCAGCACCGGCGCGTCGCCGTCCGCGCAACAGGTCGCGCGGCTCGTTCAGCAAATCAAAGCCGCGCGAGCCAAAGCGATCTTTCTCGAAGCGAGCACGAGTCCGCAACTCGCGCAACAAATCGCGAAAGAGACCGGCGCTAAGGTCGTAGCCGGGCTGCACACGCATTCGATCACCGATGCGAACGGCACCGCGCCGAACTATCTCGCGATGATGCAGTTCAATGTCAAGTTGATCGTGGACTCGCTCAAATAA